TAGCAGTTGTTCGCGTCCCGGTTCTTGGGCAATATCGCGATAAATATCTAAGCCAATGACGCGGGGTTGATAGTTATCCAGTTTATCTAAAAGTTGATAAATGCTTTCATCCGATAACGGCCAGCGTCCCTGCGCTTGGATATCGGCTTCTGTAATCGCTACAATCAGGAGGCGCGGATCGGGTTCGCTAGGGGTGCGCCACCGCACAAAGGCGTCGTAGGCGTTGAGTTCAACAGGGGTGATGAGGTGCAGTTCTCGACCTACAATGATGGCTCCAGTGGCGATCGCACCAGCTAAGATTGCACTTTGTCCCGATTTCACGGTATTCGCCAACCCTTGATAGTGCGGGATGCGCGTTCGTAAAGACGCAATCTTAGACAAAACCGATTTAAACTTAGGCGAGAACCGAGAAATCACGCGCTTATTTGCCCTCACAAATATCTATAGATGCCATCAGACAGCTTCAGTAGATTCCATTTACCCCTGCTGCACGATTATATCTAGATCCTTCCTGAGAGTGGACGCCCGGAAACTAGATTTGCGCGATCGCTCAAATACCGCCTAAAGTCCTGGATAGCGCGATCGTACTGTTCCCCCATTAAATCGTTATGTTCGCCGCCTTCAATCGGAATGAAAAATTTGGGTTCGTTCGCCGCTGCATACAGTTGTTGCCCGTGGGAGAAGGGAATGGTGCGATCTTCAGTGCCATGTAGGATCGCGATGGGACTGCGAATTTGGGAGATTTTCTGGAGATTGTTAAATTTATCAAATGGCAAAATTGGGATGCGCGTCACCACTCGAAACGCTGAGGTTAAGGGGTTTTCTAAAATTACTCCCCCAACCCGATAGCGACTGGCTAATTCTACAGCCGGCCCGCTGCCGATAGAGCGTCCGTGGGCGATAATCCGATTGGAAGGAATGTTGAGTGCTTCGGTTAGATACCGATAGGCGGCGGTAATATCGGCATAGACTCCCTGTTCGGTGGGGGTGCCTTGGCTGGTGCCATACCTGCGATAATCATAGGCGAAAACGGAGAAGCCGAGCGATCGCAGATAGACCAAAACCGGCTGAATTTGTCCTAAGTCTTCCGCGTTCCCGTGACTGTAGAGTAGGGTATAGTCCGCTTGGGGGTTGGGGAGATAGGTTGCGGAGATTTGCACCTCTGGAGCAGATGCTAGTTTAATGATACCAGGATGGTCTGAGTAGCTGCTGGGTGGGGGCAGGAAGATTTGGCGATCGCTAAACCCCCAAGCATAAACACACACTACCGCATAAATCGCCAACGCCGACCGAATCAGCCGCTTAACCGAAAAATCCCCAATAATCCAGCGCTTCAGCCTTTGGTGTTTCAACATGAATTCACTTAACCGTCTCTGAGAGCTACTAAGCTGAGGAGTCTTGCTTGATTTTAAAATAGCTCTTGCGCGATCGCTAACACGTCTTCATAGAGCTTTTGACTAATATATTGACCTTGGTTACGAAGTTCATCTAAAACGTCTTTAATACTCGGAATCAACTTGAGTTGTTTAGCAAGCAGTAATAAACCCATCGTCCCCACAACCGGGATATTTCGAGATTGGGCAATTTGTCGTCCTGCACGCTCATCTATCAGCAGTCGAACGGCGCTTAACTCCTCTGCCAAGATAATAGCTGCCGATTCCCCTAAGTCAAGCCCTGTTTGTTCTTGAAGAGTCAATAATCTTTGTCGATCCTGAATCACTCTAACCTCAATCCAATCAGCAGATGGAACTAAGTTGGCTGCGGGATGGCTGCCAGTCGTTAGCTCATCATAAACTTCTTGAGGGATAATAATTTTTCCAAAGACAGCCTGCACCAGTTCCAATTTGCCCACCTTAGCAAGTTCGCTCAGAGGTGTAGTGTTGGAAACAACAGTCACGGGTTGTATGTCTCCAATACCTGAAGCGTTTCAGCAACTTCTTGTGCTAATTCTTCCTGAGTTTGTTCTGGAAAAACTGAAATATTATATTGACCCATCAAACTCAAAATTTCAAGACGCGAAATTTCTAAAAGGCTGGCGGCTTTACCCGTGCTAATACTCCCCTGTCGCAGCAGCGTCATCACATAAGCTTCTTTAGCTTTAGCCTCAGCTTCTTGTTTACTGGCTTCGGGTAGATTGTGAATGGCTAGAGTGAATTTAACTTCAAATTGCGAAGAAGGTGACATCAATTTTGGATAACCTCTCTGCATCAAGTTTGGCGAGAAACAGGATAACTCATTGGGCTACTCACTCTAGTTTATCTTGCTGGTGAGGGCTTTTAGAGCAATTTGGGGGTTGGGAATGTGAATAGCTGATATTTTAAGCCCGGTTCGGAAACCAGTTTAATGATATCAGGATGGTCTTGGTAGCTGCTTAGTGAGGGTAGGAAGATTTGAAAACCAAAGCATAAACACACACTACCGCATAAATCGCCAACCCAGTTCTAATCAGCCGCTTAACCGAAAAATCCCCAATAATCCAGCGCTTCAGCCTTTGCTGTTTCATTCCCATCAGTTCATTTAAGAATCTTCACGCCAGCTAAAAATCATGGTTTCTTCCGCTTGTCTAAATTCAATATTAAAGCGGTCAAAAACCACTTCCCGTCCCAAAAGTAGCTGTTCTACATCCGTTAGAGATTGTAACCAAGCTACAGGTGCAGAGAAACTATAACCATTAATTGTCATTTCTAGGTTTCGAGTCACATACTCAACTCTTCCCCCAATCGTTTCTGCAATCAGTGGGGCTTCTGCTTTTGCTAAACTTAATCCTAACGCTTGACCGACAGGTAAAGGAATTAAACTGAGTTCGGCACCCGAATCGACAAGCATTGCCAAACTCAGTTCTTTGTCCTCATTCTTGAGTTTGATCTGATAATTGGGAAACCACTCCTGACGAACAACCGAGCGAAAATAGGAAAAAGAAAGAAATTGAATATGTTGAGTTGAACGCGGAACTAAATAAATCGCATAGGTTTCTCCTGACTCTTCTGCTCGCTTCAATACTTCTTCAATCTGTTCATCGTGCGCTAGCAATCGCTCTTTTGTAT
The Desertifilum tharense IPPAS B-1220 genome window above contains:
- a CDS encoding alpha/beta hydrolase; translation: MLKHQRLKRWIIGDFSVKRLIRSALAIYAVVCVYAWGFSDRQIFLPPPSSYSDHPGIIKLASAPEVQISATYLPNPQADYTLLYSHGNAEDLGQIQPVLVYLRSLGFSVFAYDYRRYGTSQGTPTEQGVYADITAAYRYLTEALNIPSNRIIAHGRSIGSGPAVELASRYRVGGVILENPLTSAFRVVTRIPILPFDKFNNLQKISQIRSPIAILHGTEDRTIPFSHGQQLYAAANEPKFFIPIEGGEHNDLMGEQYDRAIQDFRRYLSDRANLVSGRPLSGRI
- a CDS encoding DUF3368 domain-containing protein encodes the protein MTVVSNTTPLSELAKVGKLELVQAVFGKIIIPQEVYDELTTGSHPAANLVPSADWIEVRVIQDRQRLLTLQEQTGLDLGESAAIILAEELSAVRLLIDERAGRQIAQSRNIPVVGTMGLLLLAKQLKLIPSIKDVLDELRNQGQYISQKLYEDVLAIAQELF
- a CDS encoding UPF0175 family protein yields the protein MSPSSQFEVKFTLAIHNLPEASKQEAEAKAKEAYVMTLLRQGSISTGKAASLLEISRLEILSLMGQYNISVFPEQTQEELAQEVAETLQVLETYNP
- a CDS encoding retropepsin-like domain-containing protein is translated as MDKTTSFEENQAMLKWLNRNRKQLFEMYRGEYVAYTKERLLAHDEQIEEVLKRAEESGETYAIYLVPRSTQHIQFLSFSYFRSVVRQEWFPNYQIKLKNEDKELSLAMLVDSGAELSLIPLPVGQALGLSLAKAEAPLIAETIGGRVEYVTRNLEMTINGYSFSAPVAWLQSLTDVEQLLLGREVVFDRFNIEFRQAEETMIFSWREDS